A section of the Ciceribacter thiooxidans genome encodes:
- the truB gene encoding tRNA pseudouridine(55) synthase TruB codes for MSKPRKPKGRPVSGWLILDKPADFGSTEAVSKIKWLFNAQKAGHAGTLDPLASGMLPIALGDATKTVPYVMDGRKIYEFTVTWGEERSTDDLEGEATQTSPDRPTEEEIRALLPRYTGVISQVPPQFSAIKIAGERAYDLARDGETVDIPSREVEVHRLTLLRSEKDHAHFEVECGKGTYVRSLARDFGRDLGCFGHISLLRRTYVAPFSEETMVPLADLVALEKIEDRDERLAALDEFLIDTGEALAALPQIRVSDDQAHRLRMGNPIILRGRDAPVAEPEAVALVAGKLVAIGEIAGGEFHPRRVFS; via the coding sequence ATGTCCAAACCACGCAAGCCAAAGGGCCGCCCCGTTTCGGGCTGGCTGATCCTCGACAAGCCCGCCGATTTCGGTTCAACGGAAGCGGTTTCCAAGATCAAGTGGTTGTTCAACGCCCAGAAGGCCGGCCACGCCGGCACGCTCGATCCGCTCGCCTCGGGCATGCTTCCGATCGCGCTCGGCGACGCGACAAAGACCGTCCCTTATGTCATGGACGGCCGGAAGATCTATGAATTCACCGTTACCTGGGGCGAAGAACGCTCCACCGACGATCTCGAAGGCGAGGCGACCCAAACATCGCCGGATCGGCCGACGGAGGAGGAGATACGGGCGCTGCTGCCACGGTATACCGGCGTTATTTCACAGGTGCCCCCGCAATTCTCGGCGATCAAGATCGCCGGCGAACGCGCCTATGACCTCGCCCGTGACGGAGAGACCGTCGACATTCCCTCGCGTGAGGTCGAGGTTCATCGCCTGACACTGCTCCGGTCCGAGAAGGACCATGCGCATTTCGAGGTGGAGTGCGGCAAGGGCACCTATGTCCGGTCCTTGGCCCGCGATTTCGGCCGCGACCTCGGTTGCTTTGGCCATATCTCGCTCCTTCGACGCACCTATGTCGCCCCGTTTTCCGAGGAGACCATGGTGCCTCTGGCGGACCTCGTCGCGCTGGAAAAGATCGAGGACCGCGACGAGCGGCTGGCGGCGCTGGACGAATTTTTGATCGATACCGGCGAAGCGCTCGCCGCCTTGCCGCAGATCAGGGTGAGCGACGATCAGGCGCATCGCCTTCGCATGGGCAATCCGATCATCCTGCGTGGTCGCGATGCGCCCGTTGCGGAACCGGAAGCCGTTGCGCTCGTCGCCGGAAAGCTTGTCGCGATCGGCGAGATTGCCGGTGGAGAGTTCCATCCGCGGCGGGTTTTCAGCTGA
- a CDS encoding RNA-binding protein: MMRGDAPESLPEDEATEGADMNGRTCIVTRHSGTPETLIRFVAGPDGSVVADLKRQLPGRGCWVSVSREAIDKAVAKKLFARALKADVKADPDLGQRVDRLLVAQLAGMMNLARKAGQFVTGSAKVDLAVRSGEAIAVFHAMDAAADGVRKIDQARKAWHLGMETDAEIPSFRLLSEAEMEELMGQNAFIHAAALAGQAGEGVVKRANLLKTYRGGAPQTTGGASQKPQ, from the coding sequence ATGATGCGAGGCGATGCGCCGGAAAGCTTGCCGGAAGATGAAGCCACCGAAGGTGCGGACATGAATGGCCGCACGTGCATCGTCACGCGGCATAGCGGAACACCGGAAACGTTGATCCGCTTTGTCGCCGGCCCCGACGGCAGCGTCGTCGCGGATCTCAAGCGGCAACTTCCGGGGCGCGGATGCTGGGTTTCGGTAAGCCGCGAGGCGATCGACAAGGCGGTAGCAAAGAAGCTTTTCGCGCGCGCGCTGAAGGCAGACGTCAAGGCCGATCCAGATCTCGGCCAGCGCGTCGACCGCCTGCTCGTCGCACAGCTTGCAGGGATGATGAACCTGGCGCGCAAGGCCGGCCAGTTCGTCACCGGTAGCGCCAAGGTGGACCTGGCCGTGCGCAGCGGGGAAGCGATTGCAGTCTTCCACGCGATGGACGCGGCGGCAGACGGCGTGCGGAAGATCGACCAGGCGCGCAAGGCTTGGCACCTCGGAATGGAGACCGACGCGGAGATACCCTCCTTTCGGCTCTTGTCCGAGGCGGAAATGGAAGAACTGATGGGCCAGAATGCTTTTATCCATGCGGCAGCGCTTGCGGGGCAGGCAGGTGAAGGTGTAGTGAAACGCGCAAACCTGCTCAAGACGTATCGCGGCGGCGCGCCGCAAACGACGGGTGGCGCCAGCCAGAAACCACAATGA
- the fabI gene encoding enoyl-ACP reductase FabI, translating to MIASMQGKRGLIMGVANNHSIAWGIAKALAGAGAELAFTYQGEALGKRVKPLAAELGSDFLLPCDVEDLTSVDAVIAALKERWGKLDFVVHAIGFSDKNELKGLYADTSRENFVRTMVISCFSFTEIAKRAAEIMSDGGSMLTLTYGGSVRIMPNYNVMGVAKAALEASVRYLAGDYGSRGIRVNAISAGPIRTLAGAGIADARAMLSWQQKNSPLRRTVTIEDVGGSALYLLSDLSRGVTGEIHYVDSGYNITSMPTVEFLNKADTE from the coding sequence ATGATTGCCTCTATGCAGGGAAAACGCGGCCTTATCATGGGTGTCGCGAACAACCACTCTATCGCCTGGGGTATCGCCAAGGCGCTTGCCGGTGCCGGTGCGGAACTCGCTTTTACCTATCAGGGCGAAGCACTGGGCAAACGGGTGAAGCCGCTTGCTGCCGAACTTGGTTCGGATTTCCTTTTGCCTTGCGATGTGGAAGATCTCACTTCCGTAGACGCAGTCATAGCCGCCCTGAAGGAACGCTGGGGAAAGCTGGATTTCGTCGTTCACGCGATCGGCTTCTCCGACAAGAACGAGCTGAAAGGGCTTTACGCGGACACCTCGCGTGAAAACTTCGTCCGCACCATGGTCATTTCCTGCTTCTCGTTCACGGAGATTGCCAAGCGCGCTGCCGAGATCATGTCGGACGGCGGATCGATGCTGACGCTGACCTATGGTGGTTCGGTTCGCATCATGCCGAACTACAACGTCATGGGCGTCGCCAAGGCGGCGCTGGAGGCGTCCGTGCGCTATCTCGCCGGAGATTATGGTTCGCGCGGTATCCGCGTCAACGCCATCTCCGCCGGCCCTATCCGGACACTTGCCGGTGCCGGGATCGCCGATGCGCGAGCCATGCTTTCGTGGCAGCAGAAGAACTCGCCGCTTCGTCGGACGGTGACGATCGAGGACGTCGGCGGTTCCGCGCTCTACCTCCTGTCCGATTTGTCGCGTGGCGTGACCGGAGAGATTCATTACGTCGACTCCGGCTATAATATCACGTCGATGCCAACGGTCGAGTTTCTGAACAAGGCCGATACGGAGTAA
- the rbfA gene encoding 30S ribosome-binding factor RbfA, with amino-acid sequence MTRPTSSAPSQRMLRVGEQVRAAITQVLQRGEVRDPLIEKTVISISEVRMSPDLKIATAYVTPLGVPDHDAVIDALNRNAKYIRGRLGPQLRQMKYMPEVRFRDDTSFDNYQKIDALLRSPEVSRDLDADRDDEQE; translated from the coding sequence ATGACCAGACCAACCTCTTCCGCTCCATCTCAGCGCATGCTGCGCGTCGGTGAACAGGTACGCGCAGCGATCACGCAAGTGCTGCAGCGCGGCGAAGTCCGCGATCCGCTGATTGAAAAGACGGTGATCTCCATTTCCGAGGTCCGCATGTCGCCGGACCTGAAAATTGCCACGGCCTATGTGACACCGCTTGGCGTCCCGGACCACGATGCAGTCATCGATGCGCTGAACCGCAATGCGAAGTACATCCGCGGTCGTCTCGGCCCGCAATTGCGGCAGATGAAATACATGCCGGAAGTCCGCTTCCGGGACGATACCAGTTTCGACAACTACCAGAAGATCGATGCGCTGCTGCGCTCGCCCGAGGTCAGCCGCGACCTCGACGCCGACCGAGACGACGAACAAGAATAG
- the pnp gene encoding polyribonucleotide nucleotidyltransferase, with amino-acid sequence MFDIHSVEIEWAGRPLKLETGKIARQADGAVLATYGETVVLATVVSAKAPKAGQDFFPLTVNYQEKTYAAGKIPGGYFKREGRPSENETLVSRLIDRPIRPLFPEGYKNDTQVVVTVIQHDLENNPDILSMVATSAALTLSGVPFMGPVGGARVGYINGEYVLNPHLDEMDESSLDLVVAGTSDAVLMVESEAKELPEDVMLGAVMFGHRGFQPVIDAIIKLAEVAAKEPREFEPEDHSALETEMLSIAEAELRDAYKITQKAERYAAVDAVKAKVKAHFFPEGEEPKYSNEVIGAVFKHLQAKIVRWNILDTKSRIDGRDLETVRAIVSEVGILPRTHGSALFTRGETQAIVVATLGTGEDEQYVDSLTGMYKERFLLHYNFPPYSVGETGRMGSPGRREIGHGKLAWRAIRPMLPTAEQFPYTLRVVSEITESNGSSSMATVCGTSLALMDAGVPLAKPVAGIAMGLILEGERFAVLSDILGDEDHLGDMDFKVAGTTDGITSLQMDIKIAGITEEIMKVALGQAQGGRKHILGEMAKAITESRGQLGEFAPRIEVMNIPVDKIREVIGSGGKVIREIVEKTGAKINIEDDGTVKIASSSGKEIEAARKWIHSIVAEPEVGAVYEGTVVKTADFGAFVNFFGARDGLVHISQLASERVAKTTDVVKEGDKVWVKLMGFDERGKVRLSMKAVDQATGKEIVAEKKKDEGEAAE; translated from the coding sequence ATGTTTGACATTCACAGCGTAGAAATCGAGTGGGCAGGCCGCCCGCTGAAGCTGGAAACCGGCAAGATCGCCCGTCAGGCCGACGGTGCCGTTCTCGCCACCTACGGCGAGACCGTCGTTCTCGCCACCGTCGTTTCGGCCAAGGCGCCGAAGGCGGGCCAGGACTTCTTCCCGCTCACCGTTAACTACCAGGAAAAAACCTACGCCGCCGGCAAGATCCCGGGTGGCTACTTCAAGCGCGAAGGTCGTCCGTCGGAAAATGAAACGCTGGTTTCGCGCCTGATCGACCGTCCGATCCGCCCGCTGTTCCCGGAAGGCTACAAGAACGACACCCAGGTCGTCGTCACAGTCATCCAGCACGACCTTGAAAACAATCCGGACATCCTGTCGATGGTTGCCACCTCGGCGGCCCTGACGCTCTCCGGCGTCCCCTTCATGGGTCCGGTCGGCGGCGCCCGCGTCGGTTACATCAACGGCGAATACGTGCTGAACCCGCACCTCGACGAGATGGATGAATCGAGCCTCGACCTCGTCGTCGCCGGGACCTCGGACGCCGTTCTCATGGTCGAATCCGAAGCCAAGGAATTGCCGGAAGACGTCATGCTCGGCGCGGTCATGTTCGGTCACCGCGGCTTCCAGCCGGTCATCGATGCGATCATCAAGCTCGCCGAAGTTGCCGCAAAGGAGCCGCGCGAATTCGAACCGGAAGATCATTCCGCTCTCGAGACCGAAATGCTTTCGATCGCCGAAGCTGAACTGCGTGACGCCTACAAGATCACGCAGAAGGCCGAGCGCTACGCCGCTGTCGACGCCGTCAAGGCCAAGGTGAAGGCACACTTCTTCCCCGAAGGTGAAGAGCCGAAGTATTCGAACGAAGTCATCGGCGCCGTCTTCAAGCACCTGCAGGCGAAGATCGTTCGCTGGAACATCCTCGACACCAAGAGCCGCATCGACGGCCGTGATCTGGAAACGGTTCGCGCCATCGTATCGGAAGTCGGCATCCTGCCGCGCACGCATGGTTCGGCGCTCTTCACGCGCGGCGAGACTCAGGCGATCGTCGTTGCCACGCTCGGCACCGGCGAAGACGAGCAGTATGTCGACTCGCTGACCGGCATGTACAAGGAACGCTTCCTGCTGCACTACAACTTCCCGCCCTACTCTGTCGGTGAAACGGGCCGCATGGGCTCCCCGGGTCGTCGCGAAATCGGTCACGGCAAGCTCGCATGGCGCGCCATTCGTCCGATGCTGCCGACCGCCGAACAGTTCCCCTACACGCTGCGCGTGGTTTCCGAGATCACAGAATCGAACGGTTCCTCCTCGATGGCGACCGTCTGCGGCACTTCGCTCGCTCTCATGGACGCCGGTGTTCCGCTGGCGAAGCCCGTTGCCGGTATCGCCATGGGCCTGATCCTGGAAGGCGAGCGCTTTGCCGTTCTCTCCGACATTCTCGGTGACGAAGACCACCTCGGCGACATGGACTTCAAGGTTGCCGGCACGACCGACGGCATCACCTCGCTGCAGATGGACATCAAGATCGCCGGCATCACCGAAGAGATCATGAAGGTCGCACTCGGTCAGGCACAGGGTGGTCGCAAGCACATCCTCGGCGAGATGGCCAAGGCCATCACCGAGAGCCGCGGCCAGCTCGGCGAATTCGCACCGCGCATCGAGGTGATGAACATCCCGGTCGACAAGATCCGCGAAGTCATCGGTTCGGGTGGCAAGGTTATCCGCGAAATCGTCGAAAAGACCGGCGCCAAGATCAACATCGAAGACGACGGCACCGTCAAGATCGCCTCGTCCTCCGGCAAGGAGATCGAGGCCGCCCGCAAGTGGATCCACTCCATCGTGGCAGAGCCGGAAGTCGGTGCGGTCTATGAAGGCACGGTCGTCAAGACCGCGGACTTCGGCGCATTCGTCAACTTCTTCGGCGCACGTGACGGTCTCGTCCATATTTCGCAGCTCGCTTCCGAGCGCGTCGCAAAGACCACGGACGTCGTCAAGGAAGGCGACAAGGTCTGGGTCAAGCTCATGGGCTTCGACGAACGCGGCAAGGTCCGCCTGTCGATGAAGGCCGTTGACCAGGCGACCGGCAAGGAAATCGTTGCCGAGAAGAAGAAGGACGAAGGCGAGGCTGCTGAATAA
- a CDS encoding class I SAM-dependent methyltransferase has translation MSRDTLKTLFHPFASNVLAMPQAGERFLFLGAEAGIATPKGFEATLVAVQGLRPAFLQLEAAGAAPLPLPEGDGYDGTLVLCGKHRGENENRVAEALKRTKTGGLVVVAGGKEDGIQPLRKRLDALGLAVEHMPKYHGVALWFEVPEGRSAAVSALEAAQVTVDDRFQTVAGMFSHDRIDAGSELLAGRLPENFDGNAADLGAGWGYLSVMLAERSPRVNRIDLFEADYQALECAKANMAANCPGVTARFFWQDLAREPIKEKYDLVIMNPPFHEGHAAEPSLGKALITAASQALRGGGMLMLVANRGLPYETTLGENFREHGETCRNARFKVLWAKK, from the coding sequence ATGAGCCGCGATACCCTGAAGACACTGTTCCACCCGTTCGCTTCCAATGTGTTGGCGATGCCGCAGGCGGGAGAGCGCTTTCTCTTCCTCGGGGCCGAAGCCGGCATCGCCACACCGAAAGGCTTCGAGGCAACGCTCGTCGCCGTGCAGGGGTTGCGTCCCGCCTTTCTGCAGCTGGAGGCCGCCGGCGCCGCGCCGCTGCCGCTGCCCGAGGGAGATGGCTATGACGGAACTCTGGTTCTTTGCGGCAAGCATCGCGGTGAGAACGAGAACCGTGTTGCCGAGGCCTTGAAGCGCACAAAGACCGGCGGTCTCGTGGTTGTGGCGGGCGGCAAGGAAGACGGGATTCAACCGCTGCGCAAACGTCTTGATGCTCTCGGCCTCGCCGTGGAGCACATGCCAAAATATCACGGTGTCGCGCTGTGGTTCGAAGTGCCTGAAGGTCGCTCAGCGGCGGTCAGCGCGCTCGAAGCTGCCCAGGTGACCGTCGACGACCGTTTTCAAACCGTCGCCGGCATGTTTTCCCACGATCGCATCGATGCCGGTTCTGAACTGCTCGCCGGACGCCTGCCGGAAAACTTCGACGGCAACGCCGCCGATCTGGGCGCCGGTTGGGGCTATCTCTCCGTCATGCTCGCAGAACGCTCACCACGGGTGAACCGTATCGACCTCTTCGAGGCCGATTACCAGGCACTCGAATGCGCAAAGGCCAACATGGCCGCGAACTGTCCAGGCGTCACTGCACGCTTCTTCTGGCAGGATCTCGCGCGTGAACCGATCAAGGAGAAATACGACCTGGTCATCATGAACCCGCCCTTCCACGAGGGGCACGCCGCAGAACCATCGCTCGGCAAGGCGTTGATCACCGCCGCCAGTCAGGCGCTGCGTGGCGGCGGGATGCTGATGCTCGTCGCCAACCGCGGTCTTCCCTACGAGACGACGCTCGGCGAGAACTTCCGCGAACATGGAGAGACCTGTCGCAACGCTCGCTTCAAGGTCCTGTGGGCCAAGAAATAG
- the infB gene encoding translation initiation factor IF-2, giving the protein MTDNKDDKTLSVTGKKTLTLKPSGVSQGTVRQDIGRGRTKAVVVETRKRRLARPEDEKAPAPVSQQARPAEPAPAPVPQRPATPAPRVHQPSAPQQRAPQAQQPVRQERPRGAVLHDLSAGEMEARRRALVEAQAREVEEAKQRAIDEERRRVEAEAAALRAAEDAERRATEVKEEEGAQAQEAEAPAPAAAAPVRPAETRPVPRPATPSAPVFGRGRKEQEEEEERNAARGPARGKVAAPAPAKVPARPKGEEDRRRGKLTVTSAAVDEEGAPSRGRSLASMRRRQEKFRRSQMQEPREKIVREVVLPETITIQELSQRMSERAVDVIKYLMKEGQMMKPGDVIDADLAEIIATEFGHTVKRVSESDVEEGIFNVADEEGELLSRPPVVTIMGHVDHGKTSLLDAIRNANVVAGEAGGITQHIGAYQVEQNGQKITFIDTPGHAAFTAMRARGAQATDIAILVVAADDSVMPQTIESINHAKAAGVPIIVAINKVDKPTANPQKVRTELLQHEVFVESMGGEVLDVEVSAKNGTNLDKLLEAILLQAEILDLKANPNRTAEGTVIEAELDRGRGAVATVLVQKGTLRPGQIIVAGDQWGRVRALVNDKGDHVKEAGPAMPVEVLGLSGTPAAGDKFAVVENEARAREISEYRLRLARDKAAARQSGSRGSLEQMMSQLQTSGMKEFPLVIKGDVQGSIEAIAGALEKLGTEEVRARIVHSAVGGVTESDISLAEASNAAIIGFNVRANAQARQAAERGGIEIRYYNIIYDLVDDVKAAMSGLLSPERRETFLGNAEILEVFNITKVGKVAGCRVTEGKVERGAGVRLVRDNVVIHEGKLKTLKRFKDEVSEVPVGQECGMAFENYEDIRAGDVIECFRVEHVTRTL; this is encoded by the coding sequence ATGACCGACAACAAAGACGACAAGACACTCAGCGTAACGGGCAAGAAGACTCTCACCCTGAAACCCTCAGGCGTGAGCCAAGGCACCGTGCGTCAAGATATCGGTCGCGGTCGCACCAAGGCGGTTGTGGTGGAGACGCGCAAACGGCGCCTGGCCCGTCCTGAGGACGAGAAGGCTCCGGCCCCGGTTTCGCAGCAGGCCCGTCCCGCCGAGCCTGCGCCGGCACCGGTGCCCCAGCGGCCGGCCACGCCTGCTCCGCGCGTTCATCAGCCGAGCGCGCCGCAGCAGCGGGCGCCGCAGGCGCAGCAACCTGTCCGTCAGGAGCGCCCGCGCGGCGCCGTGCTGCACGATCTGTCCGCCGGCGAAATGGAAGCGCGCCGCCGCGCGCTCGTGGAAGCACAAGCGCGTGAAGTCGAAGAAGCCAAGCAGCGTGCTATCGATGAAGAGCGTCGCAGAGTGGAAGCTGAAGCGGCTGCCCTGCGCGCTGCCGAGGATGCTGAACGGCGCGCGACGGAAGTAAAGGAAGAAGAAGGGGCGCAGGCTCAGGAAGCCGAAGCTCCGGCGCCGGCGGCAGCAGCCCCCGTGCGCCCTGCCGAGACCCGTCCGGTTCCGCGCCCCGCAACGCCTTCTGCTCCGGTTTTCGGCCGCGGCCGCAAGGAGCAAGAAGAGGAAGAAGAACGCAATGCCGCTCGTGGTCCGGCGCGCGGCAAGGTTGCGGCGCCGGCACCGGCGAAGGTTCCGGCCCGTCCGAAGGGTGAAGAGGATCGTCGGCGCGGCAAGCTGACGGTGACCAGCGCCGCCGTCGATGAAGAAGGCGCGCCGTCGCGTGGCCGCTCGCTGGCGTCGATGCGCCGTCGCCAGGAAAAGTTCCGTCGCAGCCAAATGCAGGAACCGCGCGAAAAGATCGTGCGTGAGGTCGTTCTCCCTGAAACCATTACCATTCAGGAACTGTCGCAGCGCATGTCCGAACGTGCCGTTGACGTCATCAAGTACCTGATGAAGGAAGGCCAGATGATGAAGCCCGGCGACGTCATCGACGCCGACCTGGCTGAAATCATCGCGACGGAATTCGGCCATACCGTCAAGCGCGTCTCGGAGTCCGACGTTGAGGAAGGCATCTTCAACGTTGCCGACGAGGAAGGCGAACTGCTGTCACGTCCGCCGGTCGTCACGATCATGGGTCACGTCGACCACGGCAAGACTTCGCTGCTCGACGCCATCCGCAACGCCAACGTGGTAGCCGGCGAAGCCGGGGGTATCACCCAGCATATCGGTGCCTATCAGGTCGAACAGAACGGTCAGAAGATTACCTTCATCGACACGCCCGGCCACGCCGCCTTCACGGCGATGCGTGCTCGCGGCGCTCAGGCGACCGACATCGCGATCCTGGTGGTTGCGGCCGACGACAGCGTGATGCCGCAGACGATCGAGTCGATCAACCACGCGAAAGCGGCCGGTGTTCCGATCATCGTGGCGATCAACAAGGTCGACAAGCCGACGGCAAACCCGCAGAAGGTCCGCACGGAACTGCTGCAGCATGAAGTCTTCGTCGAGTCCATGGGCGGTGAAGTTCTCGACGTCGAGGTTTCGGCGAAGAACGGCACCAATCTCGACAAGCTGCTCGAAGCCATCCTTCTCCAGGCCGAAATCCTCGACCTCAAGGCCAATCCGAACCGCACGGCGGAAGGAACGGTCATCGAGGCCGAGCTCGACCGTGGTCGCGGCGCCGTCGCGACTGTCCTCGTGCAGAAGGGTACACTTCGCCCCGGCCAGATCATCGTCGCCGGCGACCAGTGGGGACGCGTGCGCGCGCTCGTCAACGACAAGGGCGACCACGTCAAGGAAGCCGGTCCGGCCATGCCGGTCGAGGTTCTCGGTCTTTCTGGCACGCCGGCAGCCGGCGACAAGTTCGCCGTCGTCGAGAACGAGGCCCGCGCCCGTGAAATCTCGGAATACCGTCTGCGTCTGGCTCGAGACAAGGCGGCAGCTCGCCAGTCCGGCTCTCGCGGTTCGCTCGAACAGATGATGAGCCAGCTTCAGACCTCCGGAATGAAGGAGTTTCCGCTGGTCATCAAGGGCGACGTGCAGGGTTCGATCGAAGCGATTGCCGGCGCACTGGAGAAGCTCGGAACCGAGGAAGTTCGTGCGCGCATCGTCCACTCGGCGGTCGGCGGCGTCACCGAATCCGACATCTCGCTTGCCGAGGCGTCGAACGCGGCTATCATAGGCTTCAACGTCCGCGCAAACGCGCAAGCCCGCCAGGCGGCTGAACGCGGCGGTATCGAAATCCGCTACTACAACATCATCTACGACCTGGTGGATGACGTGAAGGCGGCGATGTCGGGCCTGCTCTCGCCGGAACGGCGCGAAACCTTCCTCGGCAATGCGGAGATCCTCGAGGTCTTCAACATCACCAAGGTTGGCAAGGTCGCTGGTTGCCGCGTTACCGAAGGCAAGGTCGAGCGTGGCGCAGGTGTTCGCCTGGTGCGCGACAACGTTGTCATTCACGAAGGCAAGCTCAAGACGCTCAAGCGCTTCAAGGACGAAGTCTCGGAAGTGCCTGTCGGGCAGGAATGCGGCATGGCCTTCGAGAATTACGAGGATATCCGGGCCGGAGACGTTATCGAGTGTTTCCGCGTGGAACACGTTACGCGCACGCTCTAA
- the nusA gene encoding transcription termination factor NusA, with protein sequence MAVSANRLELLQIADAVAREKVIDREIVLAAMADAIQKAARSRYGSETNIRADINSKTGEIRLQRLLEVVEKVEDYSTQIALELARDRNVDAKIGDYIADPLPPMDFGRIAAQSAKQVIVQKVREAERDRQYDEFKDRVGEIVNGTVKRVEYGNVIVDLGRGEGIIRRDEMIPRETFRYGDRVRAYVYDVRREQRGPQIFLSRTHPQFMVKLFTMEVPEIYDGIIQIKSVARDPGSRAKIAVISNDSSIDPVGACVGMRGSRVQAVVGELQGEKIDIIPWSQDPASFIVNALQPAEVSKVVLDEDAERIEVVVPDEQLSLAIGRRGQNVRLASQLTGWDIDIMTEAEESERRQKEFNERTNLFMDALDVDEMIGQVLASEGFAQVEELAYVELDEIASIEGFDEDTAQEIQSRARDYLEKIEAEMDAKRKELGVADELRQIDGMTAQMMVALGEDGIKTIEDFAGCAADDLVGWSERKDGETKKFEGLFSRFDVSRAEAENMIVQARLAAGWITEDDLAAGTVEEEAVEDEDKAE encoded by the coding sequence ATGGCAGTCAGTGCTAACCGGCTCGAGCTCTTGCAGATCGCTGATGCGGTCGCACGTGAGAAGGTGATCGACCGTGAAATCGTGCTTGCCGCGATGGCCGATGCGATCCAGAAGGCCGCCCGCTCGCGCTACGGCTCCGAAACCAATATCCGCGCCGACATCAATTCCAAGACCGGCGAAATCCGCCTGCAGCGCCTTCTGGAAGTCGTCGAGAAGGTCGAGGACTACTCCACGCAGATCGCGCTTGAACTCGCCCGCGACCGCAACGTCGACGCCAAGATCGGCGACTACATTGCCGACCCGCTGCCGCCGATGGACTTCGGCCGCATTGCGGCCCAGTCGGCCAAGCAGGTTATCGTGCAGAAGGTGCGTGAAGCCGAACGTGACCGTCAGTACGACGAATTCAAGGATCGCGTCGGCGAAATCGTCAACGGCACTGTCAAGCGCGTCGAATATGGCAATGTGATCGTCGATCTCGGCCGCGGCGAAGGCATCATCCGCCGTGACGAGATGATCCCGCGCGAGACCTTCCGCTACGGCGACCGTGTCCGCGCCTATGTCTACGACGTCCGCCGCGAACAGCGGGGCCCGCAGATCTTCCTGTCGCGTACCCATCCGCAGTTCATGGTGAAGCTCTTCACCATGGAAGTGCCGGAAATCTATGACGGCATCATCCAGATCAAGTCGGTTGCCCGCGATCCGGGCTCGCGCGCCAAGATCGCCGTCATTTCGAACGACTCGTCGATCGATCCGGTCGGCGCCTGCGTCGGTATGCGTGGCAGCCGCGTCCAGGCCGTCGTCGGAGAACTGCAGGGCGAGAAGATCGACATTATCCCGTGGAGCCAGGATCCGGCTTCCTTCATCGTCAATGCCCTGCAGCCGGCTGAGGTTTCCAAGGTCGTTCTCGACGAAGATGCCGAACGCATCGAAGTCGTCGTACCGGACGAACAGCTGTCGCTCGCCATCGGTCGTCGCGGTCAGAACGTGCGCCTCGCGTCGCAGCTTACCGGCTGGGACATCGACATCATGACGGAAGCCGAAGAGTCCGAGCGCCGTCAGAAGGAATTCAACGAACGCACCAACCTCTTCATGGATGCGCTCGACGTCGACGAGATGATCGGTCAGGTGCTGGCCTCCGAAGGCTTCGCCCAGGTTGAGGAGCTCGCTTACGTCGAGCTCGACGAAATCGCGTCCATCGAAGGCTTCGATGAGGATACCGCCCAGGAAATCCAGTCGCGTGCCCGCGACTACCTGGAAAAGATCGAGGCGGAAATGGACGCCAAGCGCAAGGAACTCGGCGTCGCCGACGAACTGCGCCAGATCGACGGCATGACGGCCCAGATGATGGTCGCCCTCGGCGAGGACGGCATCAAGACGATCGAGGACTTTGCTGGCTGCGCTGCCGACGACCTCGTCGGCTGGAGCGAGCGCAAGGACGGCGAGACCAAGAAGTTCGAAGGGCTGTTCTCGAGGTTCGACGTTTCCCGTGCGGAAGCCGAGAACATGATCGTTCAGGCCCGTCTGGCGGCCGGCTGGATTACCGAAGACGATCTCGCTGCAGGGACCGTTGAAGAAGAAGCGGTCGAGGACGAAGACAAGGCTGAATGA
- the rpsO gene encoding 30S ribosomal protein S15 — MSITAERKAALIKEYATVEGDTGSPEVQVAILTERINNLTEHFKGHKKDNHSRRGLLTMVSSRRSLLDYLKKKDEGRYTKLITSLGIRR; from the coding sequence ATGTCGATTACTGCAGAGCGCAAGGCTGCCCTCATCAAGGAATACGCAACCGTCGAAGGCGACACCGGTTCTCCGGAAGTCCAGGTTGCGATCCTGACCGAGCGGATCAACAACCTGACGGAGCACTTCAAGGGCCACAAGAAGGATAACCATTCCCGCCGTGGCCTCTTGACGATGGTGTCGAGCCGCCGCTCGCTTCTTGACTACCTCAAGAAGAAGGACGAAGGCCGCTACACGAAGCTCATCACGAGCCTGGGCATTCGCCGCTAA